The Candidatus Omnitrophota bacterium genome has a window encoding:
- a CDS encoding PilZ domain-containing protein, producing the protein MQERRRLARWQVNQHAALKLEQVTEELFCQIKDINSKGAKVTLNTKLPQDRQLKMSLRLSENYTVEAEIWVAWHKAVNGINHYGLYFSRIKDADKDKIYKFINMYRPNGSKQKPWLGAVKVEKEKGGEGMNDHRIFERFKKEFSARFIGLDGREGQAQTFDVSAKGLGLSTANELESNTPLEIWLDVPGSTDPLYTRGQVVWSRLAGVTGYRSGIELERADLMGVSRLLRA; encoded by the coding sequence ATGCAGGAACGCAGAAGATTAGCCAGATGGCAGGTGAATCAACACGCCGCGCTTAAGTTAGAGCAGGTGACCGAGGAATTATTCTGCCAGATCAAGGATATCAATTCTAAAGGAGCAAAGGTTACTTTAAATACAAAATTGCCGCAGGATCGCCAGCTTAAGATGAGTTTACGGCTCTCTGAAAATTATACCGTTGAGGCGGAAATTTGGGTTGCCTGGCACAAGGCGGTTAACGGCATTAATCATTACGGGCTTTATTTTAGCAGGATAAAGGACGCGGATAAGGACAAAATTTATAAATTTATCAACATGTATCGTCCTAATGGTTCAAAGCAGAAGCCGTGGCTGGGAGCTGTAAAGGTGGAAAAAGAGAAAGGAGGCGAAGGGATGAATGATCATCGGATCTTCGAAAGGTTCAAGAAGGAGTTTTCCGCCCGGTTTATCGGCTTAGACGGAAGAGAAGGGCAGGCTCAGACATTTGACGTAAGCGCAAAAGGTTTGGGGTTATCCACCGCAAACGAATTGGAATCTAATACTCCTTTAGAGATTTGGCTGGATGTTCCCGGTAGTACCGACCCTTTATACACAAGGGGGCAGGTTGTCTGGTCCAGGTTAGCAGGAGTAACCGGATATCGCTCGGGTATTGAGTTGGAAAGGGCTGATCTTATGGGTGTTTCGCGCCTCCTACGTGCCTGA